In Candidatus Dependentiae bacterium, a single genomic region encodes these proteins:
- the ftsY gene encoding signal recognition particle-docking protein FtsY, translating to MLGFLKEKIKKVYNSFTTKVSSIFSRASLDEEFIKELNDLLLAADTGIKATTKIIQNLQKQIANKTIGSLEQAKQELEDYLTSVLKVEKTETLNPTVLLLVGVNGTGKTTFAAKLAAHLKAQGKRVLLVAGDTFRAAATQQLAEWGRRADVEVFVGRDSQDPASVIFDACKMFSEEGFDHLIIDTAGRLQTKVNLMRELEKIRRIIDKQLDGYQISTWLAVDSMLGQNSLRQAELFYESTQITGVVLTKFDGSGKGGIVFAIADQLQVPIQYVTFGEALEDVKVFDAAQYVEELLNE from the coding sequence ATGCTTGGTTTTTTAAAAGAGAAAATCAAAAAAGTTTACAATAGTTTTACGACCAAAGTGTCATCGATTTTTTCGCGTGCTTCGCTTGATGAAGAGTTTATCAAAGAGTTAAATGATCTTTTACTGGCTGCTGATACCGGTATAAAAGCGACCACAAAAATTATTCAAAATTTGCAAAAGCAGATTGCAAATAAAACTATTGGCTCTTTGGAGCAGGCAAAGCAGGAGCTTGAGGACTACTTAACGTCCGTGCTTAAGGTTGAAAAAACAGAAACCCTCAATCCAACGGTTTTGTTGCTGGTTGGTGTGAATGGAACAGGGAAAACAACTTTTGCAGCAAAGCTTGCAGCTCATCTTAAGGCGCAAGGGAAGCGTGTATTACTCGTTGCAGGCGATACCTTTCGTGCAGCAGCAACACAGCAACTTGCTGAATGGGGTAGGCGTGCAGATGTAGAAGTTTTTGTTGGGCGTGATAGTCAAGATCCAGCATCTGTTATTTTTGATGCCTGCAAAATGTTCAGTGAAGAGGGTTTTGATCACCTGATTATCGACACGGCAGGAAGACTTCAAACAAAAGTTAACCTCATGCGAGAACTTGAAAAGATTAGACGAATTATCGATAAGCAGCTTGATGGTTATCAGATTAGTACATGGCTTGCGGTTGACAGTATGTTGGGGCAAAATTCACTACGGCAAGCTGAACTTTTTTATGAATCAACCCAGATAACGGGTGTGGTTCTTACCAAATTTGATGGATCAGGAAAAGGTGGTATTGTTTTTGCAATCGCAGATCAATTACAGGTTCCGATTCAGTATGTTACCTTTGGAGAAGCGCTTGAAGACGTTAAGGTATTTGATGCTGCCCAGTATGTGGAAGAGTTATTAAACGAGTAG
- a CDS encoding ankyrin repeat domain-containing protein has product MHSARSLILLLLTFILSHLQAQDLPVSPSKIYRAIKQDKPAVLEKSIYQLKYDSAYSKLWSALFFHAVQFNARKIMAHFLKHGFDLETRSSAYFQRTPLHHALARANKSTILLLIKHGAQLDAKDQLGWTPLHLTAQRGLTWMTKLLLTKQVNVNEPDELKYTPLHAAVEQGNMRNTKILLEAGANINAQTCNGDTPLHLALTSYAHNPDKAQRKKNLKKIISLLGTYSPDLTKCEVYNRWTVFELLDNLDLKKREYKELLTLLNVIKLNLVKKSPSTLPLQAHAQS; this is encoded by the coding sequence ATGCATTCAGCCAGATCACTAATACTGCTCCTCTTAACCTTCATACTATCGCATCTTCAGGCACAAGATCTTCCAGTGAGTCCATCAAAAATTTATCGTGCAATCAAACAAGATAAGCCGGCTGTCCTTGAAAAATCAATTTACCAACTCAAATATGATTCAGCATACTCAAAATTATGGTCTGCACTTTTTTTTCACGCGGTCCAATTTAATGCCCGTAAAATTATGGCACACTTCCTGAAGCATGGCTTTGATCTTGAAACTCGATCCTCAGCATATTTTCAGCGAACTCCTTTGCATCACGCACTTGCTCGAGCAAACAAATCTACCATTTTGCTTTTAATTAAGCATGGAGCACAACTTGATGCAAAAGATCAACTCGGCTGGACTCCTTTGCACTTAACAGCACAACGAGGACTTACCTGGATGACCAAGCTTCTATTGACCAAGCAAGTGAATGTCAATGAACCAGACGAACTTAAGTACACCCCTCTCCATGCAGCCGTAGAACAAGGAAATATGAGAAACACCAAAATATTACTTGAAGCTGGCGCAAATATTAATGCACAAACGTGCAACGGCGATACACCACTCCATCTTGCCTTGACAAGCTATGCTCATAATCCTGACAAAGCACAGCGTAAGAAAAATCTCAAAAAAATTATCTCACTCTTAGGAACATATTCCCCAGACCTTACCAAGTGCGAAGTATACAATCGCTGGACCGTGTTTGAGTTATTAGATAATTTAGATCTCAAGAAGCGTGAATACAAAGAGTTGCTCACGCTCCTGAATGTCATAAAACTTAATCTCGTGAAAAAATCCCCATCAACTCTCCCGTTGCAAGCACATGCCCAATCATAG
- a CDS encoding YbhB/YbcL family Raf kinase inhibitor-like protein codes for MVVTSSAFKDGERMPDRYTCIGENVSPDIAWSNVPDKAKTIAMVCDDPDAPTGTWVHWVIFNIPAGVQRIPEAVPHQEKLSDGSIQGINSFGKTGFGGACPPKGHGRHHYFFKVYALDRDLDLDVAATKQDLETAMIGHVLATGELMGIFSRD; via the coding sequence ATGGTTGTAACCAGCTCAGCGTTTAAAGATGGTGAACGCATGCCTGATCGGTATACGTGCATTGGTGAGAATGTTTCACCAGATATCGCCTGGAGTAATGTTCCTGATAAGGCAAAGACTATTGCCATGGTTTGCGATGATCCTGATGCTCCAACTGGAACGTGGGTTCATTGGGTAATTTTCAATATTCCAGCAGGTGTACAAAGAATTCCAGAAGCTGTTCCTCATCAAGAAAAACTGAGTGATGGAAGCATTCAGGGAATAAATAGTTTTGGCAAGACAGGATTTGGTGGTGCATGTCCACCAAAGGGTCATGGTCGACATCATTATTTCTTTAAAGTTTACGCTTTAGATAGAGATTTAGACCTTGATGTAGCTGCAACCAAGCAAGATTTAGAAACTGCTATGATTGGGCATGTGCTTGCAACGGGAGAGTTGATGGGGATTTTTTCACGAGATTAA
- a CDS encoding sulfite exporter TauE/SafE family protein has product MTKCTKFAMLMLFITSMLVPHCAITQASGPEEIQPQTATTEQNPEADTRINVIDMLKQATQSENSNIFYALILAFLAGVLVSFTPCIYPMIPITVGILQAQATQSMAYNFFSALSYVLGISVVYASLGYLSASTSIIFGRWLASPWFILFIIIFFLYLAFAMFGFYELYMPSFLTRSRDLSVKHSLTHSFLFGAISGTVASPCLTPALAILLAIAAKTGNPVLGFLYLFFFSLGMGTLLLLIGTFSGALHLLPRSGEWMEEIKKSFGFMMLAVCIYFLSPLLNKEVVLELYSLVLLVSSVYYFCTARQNRIKLLLGLFLFLASITTLAFAIKNSITPGV; this is encoded by the coding sequence ATGACCAAGTGCACAAAGTTCGCTATGCTCATGCTGTTCATTACAAGTATGCTTGTCCCTCATTGTGCAATAACTCAGGCATCTGGCCCTGAAGAAATACAACCGCAAACAGCTACCACTGAACAAAATCCAGAAGCCGATACTCGTATTAATGTTATTGATATGCTCAAGCAAGCAACACAGTCGGAAAATAGCAATATTTTTTATGCGCTTATTTTAGCATTTCTTGCTGGTGTTTTGGTCAGCTTTACCCCCTGCATTTATCCAATGATTCCTATCACCGTAGGAATTTTACAAGCACAAGCTACTCAGTCGATGGCCTATAATTTCTTTTCTGCACTCAGTTATGTTTTAGGAATATCAGTTGTTTATGCAAGCCTTGGTTATCTTTCTGCCTCAACTTCTATTATTTTTGGTCGGTGGCTTGCAAGTCCTTGGTTTATTCTCTTTATTATCATCTTCTTTCTCTATCTGGCCTTTGCAATGTTTGGATTTTACGAATTATACATGCCTTCATTTTTAACTCGAAGCCGAGATCTTTCTGTAAAGCACTCTCTAACACATAGCTTTTTATTTGGGGCAATTTCTGGAACCGTCGCATCACCGTGCCTCACCCCAGCACTTGCTATACTTCTTGCAATAGCCGCAAAGACTGGCAATCCTGTGTTAGGTTTTTTATACCTCTTTTTCTTTTCACTGGGCATGGGAACACTCTTACTCCTGATTGGAACCTTTTCAGGGGCACTCCATCTGCTTCCACGCTCTGGAGAATGGATGGAAGAAATTAAAAAATCATTTGGATTTATGATGCTGGCAGTATGTATTTATTTCCTATCACCGCTCCTCAACAAAGAGGTAGTCCTGGAGCTTTATTCACTGGTATTGCTGGTTTCGTCGGTTTACTACTTTTGCACTGCACGGCAAAATCGTATAAAGTTATTACTAGGACTTTTTTTATTCCTTGCTTCAATTACAACACTTGCATTTGCAATTAAAAACTCAATAACCCCAGGAGTCTAA
- a CDS encoding NADAR family protein, with translation MDHPIRSSRSENRSTPFPYSEEWEDILFYNRGEPYYEFTNFYSAPILLDGKEWPTTEHYFQAQRFPNNPGIQEYIRTKCRSGRDAFNAARADRNQHAVIPKDEWSAIKWGAMYRAVKAKFKQHADLKKLLLSTGNKVLVEHAAPDTYWGIGINPKTGKAGYNNLGIILMKVRDKIRAHEASSVEGVESVAIKIQEPPQSLLTSLKSKFDNFCKNIKNLYQKNTLKS, from the coding sequence ATGGACCATCCAATACGGTCAAGCCGATCTGAAAACAGATCAACTCCTTTTCCTTATAGTGAAGAGTGGGAAGATATTTTATTTTATAATCGTGGGGAGCCCTACTACGAGTTTACCAACTTTTACTCAGCTCCTATCTTACTTGATGGAAAAGAATGGCCAACGACAGAACATTATTTTCAAGCACAAAGATTTCCTAACAATCCAGGAATTCAAGAATATATTCGAACAAAATGTAGATCAGGACGCGATGCATTTAATGCTGCAAGGGCAGACCGAAATCAACATGCAGTTATTCCTAAGGATGAATGGTCCGCAATTAAGTGGGGCGCCATGTATCGAGCAGTTAAAGCAAAATTCAAACAACATGCTGATTTAAAAAAGCTTCTTCTGAGTACAGGGAATAAAGTTCTTGTTGAACATGCAGCACCTGACACATATTGGGGAATTGGAATCAATCCTAAAACAGGCAAGGCTGGTTACAACAACCTTGGAATTATTTTAATGAAGGTTCGTGACAAAATTCGAGCACACGAAGCATCGTCAGTTGAAGGAGTTGAATCAGTTGCCATTAAAATACAAGAACCACCACAAAGCCTCTTGACGAGCTTAAAATCAAAGTTTGATAATTTTTGTAAAAATATCAAAAACCTGTATCAAAAAAACACTCTTAAGAGTTAA
- a CDS encoding Fic family protein produces the protein MVKFDPRFSITPQIVQYLMRIEAAKQEIAMLPITPTVLANLRETARLASTHYSTMIEGNRLTQEEVKLVLKEGQSYAGRERDDLEVKGYYAALDMIEHFCAQGKPLTEKVIQKIHGLVIGGGKKIVSPTPYRDGQNVIRDAATRRIVYLPPEAQDVLPLMHALIVWIKKQATLPAPLVAALAHYQLATIHPYYDGNGRTARLLATLILHMRGYDLKRIYSLDEYYAHNLNAYYQALSVGPSHNYYEGRAQADVTDWVNYFCAGMAESCEKIRNQARGALQRGKADQSQQLRLLDSKQRKALDLFRQYKTVSAQQIGAIFGFKPRTSSELCRRWVDDGFLVVVDTSRKARTYQLAAFFSDLLNS, from the coding sequence ATGGTAAAGTTTGATCCTCGATTTTCTATAACCCCTCAAATTGTACAGTATCTCATGCGTATTGAGGCAGCAAAACAAGAGATTGCAATGCTACCCATTACTCCAACGGTGCTTGCAAATCTCAGGGAAACAGCGCGTCTTGCCTCAACTCATTATTCAACCATGATTGAGGGTAATCGGTTGACGCAAGAGGAGGTTAAACTAGTTCTCAAGGAAGGGCAAAGTTATGCTGGTCGAGAGCGTGATGACCTTGAAGTAAAAGGCTATTATGCAGCACTTGATATGATTGAGCATTTTTGTGCTCAAGGTAAGCCGCTAACTGAAAAAGTTATTCAAAAAATTCATGGGTTAGTTATTGGTGGTGGGAAAAAAATAGTTTCCCCTACACCGTATCGTGATGGGCAAAATGTTATTCGTGATGCCGCAACAAGGCGAATTGTTTATTTACCACCCGAAGCTCAAGATGTTTTACCGCTTATGCATGCACTCATTGTTTGGATAAAAAAGCAAGCTACATTACCAGCGCCGCTTGTTGCAGCACTTGCTCATTATCAACTGGCAACAATTCATCCTTACTATGATGGCAACGGTAGAACTGCGCGTCTTTTAGCAACTTTAATTTTGCATATGCGAGGATATGATTTAAAACGAATCTATTCGCTTGATGAATATTATGCACATAACTTAAATGCCTACTACCAGGCTTTGAGCGTTGGTCCTTCTCATAATTATTACGAAGGGCGTGCGCAGGCTGATGTTACCGATTGGGTTAACTATTTTTGCGCAGGTATGGCTGAATCATGTGAGAAAATAAGAAATCAAGCACGTGGTGCATTGCAGCGTGGAAAAGCTGATCAATCACAACAGCTAAGACTTTTGGATTCAAAACAACGTAAAGCGCTTGATCTTTTTAGACAATATAAAACTGTGTCTGCTCAACAGATTGGAGCCATTTTTGGATTTAAGCCTCGAACTTCTAGTGAGCTCTGTCGTCGTTGGGTTGATGATGGATTTCTTGTTGTAGTTGATACGTCTCGCAAAGCAAGAACGTATCAACTAGCAGCTTTTTTTTCGGATTTACTTAACTCTTAA
- a CDS encoding DUF2177 family protein, whose translation MIQKIYISYITSLLALLIIDGTWLFCTAKILYMKQLSHLMSGNFVLLPAIFFYIIYAYGIVHFILSPALQNSYPTSTVFLNGAFFGFVAYAAYDLTNHATLNDWPMVITVIDLAWGTFMTGLASMLSYIITQITG comes from the coding sequence GTGATACAAAAAATTTATATCTCTTATATAACCTCTTTACTCGCTTTACTTATTATTGATGGAACTTGGCTTTTTTGCACAGCAAAAATATTGTACATGAAACAGCTTTCGCATTTGATGAGTGGAAATTTTGTATTACTCCCCGCCATTTTTTTTTACATTATTTATGCCTATGGAATTGTGCACTTTATTCTTTCTCCGGCACTTCAAAACTCCTACCCAACGAGTACAGTCTTTTTAAATGGGGCTTTTTTTGGCTTCGTTGCTTATGCAGCATATGATTTAACGAACCACGCAACGCTTAATGATTGGCCAATGGTAATCACAGTTATTGATTTAGCTTGGGGTACTTTTATGACAGGCTTGGCGAGCATGCTATCGTATATTATTACTCAAATTACAGGGTGA